From Nicotiana tabacum cultivar K326 chromosome 22, ASM71507v2, whole genome shotgun sequence, one genomic window encodes:
- the LOC142176187 gene encoding uncharacterized protein LOC142176187: MPSNITGREMANMVGQVLKRHKIIFHEDKLPPKGLGHNKALHITVQYEDYVITRILIDRGSSVNICPLVTLKKLGKGLHEIKYGEINVKAFDSSQRFTIDEIVLCLQMGPTWFDVDFQVIDVPASYNLLLGRPWIYVSRAVASTLHQAVKFE; this comes from the coding sequence ATGCCAAGTAACATCACTGGcagggaaatggctaacatggtaggacaagtgttgaAGAGACATAAGATCATTTTTCATGAGGACAAGCTGCCACCTAAAGGGCTGGGGCACAATAAAGCActacacatcactgtgcaatatgAGGACTAtgtcatcaccagaatcctgatcgatagAGGTTCCAGTgtcaacatttgtccgctggtaacgctcaagaagttgggtaaaggattGCACGAGATAAAGTATGGAgaaatcaatgtgaaagcctttgatAGTTCTCAGAGGTTCACCATTGATGAGATTgtcctatgcttgcaaatgggaccaACATGGTTTGATGTCGACttccaggtgatagatgtgccagcatcttacaacttactGTTAGGACGGCCATGGATTTATGTTTCTAGGGCCGTAGCATCGACACTACATCAGGCAGTAAAATTCGAATAG